The following coding sequences are from one Candidatus Nitrohelix vancouverensis window:
- a CDS encoding lysophospholipid acyltransferase family protein: MKRKSGTLNQLRFRLEFLLIQTLTLALRPLSARSVYRLARAIGGALAALPDKRRKYGLLNLDIAFGDAKPSFEKKRIYKESVIQVTLSTLQCLWLRHDTEARTQSLIPHPPEGLEVVKECLERGKGILFLTAHYGNWEVMGLKHGYLNLARLHPIVRRLDNPFLEKAAADLRTRSGNHLLYRDESPVKIFRALKDNEAVAVMMDQNTAIGGVFVDFFGKKAGSPTGAARLSLSSGAAVIPLFCYPQKDGSYRVQYGPELRIDKGGDKKEAILNGAQECQNYIEAEIRKQPEAWMWIHRRWKTRPREETTGRFY, translated from the coding sequence ATGAAACGCAAATCAGGGACCTTAAATCAACTGCGCTTTCGCCTGGAATTCCTCCTCATCCAAACGCTGACCCTGGCGCTTCGCCCATTGTCCGCGCGGAGCGTGTACCGACTGGCGCGCGCCATTGGAGGCGCGCTCGCCGCCCTGCCCGACAAGCGTCGCAAATACGGCTTGCTCAATCTCGACATCGCCTTTGGCGACGCCAAGCCGTCGTTTGAAAAAAAGCGAATCTACAAGGAATCCGTCATTCAGGTGACGCTGTCCACCCTGCAATGCCTCTGGCTTCGCCATGACACCGAAGCCCGAACGCAGAGCCTGATCCCCCATCCGCCGGAGGGTCTGGAGGTCGTAAAGGAATGTCTCGAGCGCGGCAAGGGCATTCTGTTTCTCACCGCGCATTACGGCAACTGGGAAGTCATGGGATTGAAGCACGGCTATTTGAATCTAGCCCGCCTCCACCCCATCGTTCGGCGACTGGACAATCCCTTTCTGGAAAAAGCCGCGGCTGATCTGCGCACCCGTTCCGGCAACCATCTCTTGTACCGCGACGAATCGCCGGTTAAAATTTTTCGCGCTCTTAAAGATAATGAAGCGGTCGCCGTCATGATGGATCAGAACACGGCCATCGGCGGCGTGTTTGTCGATTTTTTCGGCAAGAAGGCGGGGTCTCCCACAGGCGCGGCGCGGCTCAGTCTCAGTTCCGGCGCCGCAGTCATCCCCCTGTTCTGCTACCCGCAGAAAGACGGAAGCTATCGCGTGCAATACGGCCCGGAGCTTCGCATCGATAAAGGCGGCGATAAAAAAGAAGCGATCCTGAACGGCGCGCAGGAATGCCAGAATTATATTGAAGCGGAAATCAGAAAACAGCCGGAAGCCTGGATGTGGATTCACCGAAGATGGAAAACGCGACCGCGGGAAGAAACGACGGGTCGGTTTTATTGA
- the acpS gene encoding holo-[acyl-carrier-protein] synthase, giving the protein MIFGTGVDLVEISRIERSLEKYLEKFETRLFTQTEIDYCRSKAGSAKHFAARFAVKEAVLKSMGVGMDHGIAWTDIETLNEESGRPYLQLHGKGRALFDELELRAIHISISHTQEHAIAYAVAEK; this is encoded by the coding sequence ATGATATTTGGAACCGGAGTCGATCTGGTCGAAATTTCGCGCATTGAACGCTCCCTCGAAAAATACCTCGAAAAATTCGAAACGCGGCTCTTCACCCAAACGGAGATTGACTATTGCCGCTCCAAAGCGGGAAGCGCGAAACATTTTGCCGCTCGTTTCGCCGTCAAGGAAGCGGTTTTGAAATCGATGGGCGTCGGCATGGATCACGGCATCGCCTGGACGGATATCGAAACGCTCAACGAGGAATCCGGTCGGCCCTATCTACAACTGCATGGCAAGGGCCGGGCGCTCTTCGATGAATTGGAATTGCGCGCCATCCACATCAGCATTTCGCACACACAGGAACACGCAATCGCTTACGCCGTCGCCGAAAAATAA
- a CDS encoding threonylcarbamoyl-AMP synthase — MSAQTTLLNNSDSLSGVMNELKTLVGNGGVIAFPTDTFYGLGVDPRQERAIERVFQVKQRPADKPLLVLISSLKQAEGLVKEIPSSAMKLIDRFWPGPLTLILPARDDLPRNLTAGTGKLGVRIPGNALTRQLLDGIACPLTAPSANTSGFPPPRSASEVEEQLGQQIDWILDGGLTPGDKESSIVDLTRDLPTLLRAGAVPTDDLESTLGHSLTMISAQ; from the coding sequence ATGAGCGCTCAAACAACTCTTTTGAATAATTCCGATTCCCTGTCCGGCGTCATGAATGAATTAAAAACGCTGGTCGGCAACGGCGGGGTGATCGCCTTTCCCACAGACACTTTTTATGGGCTGGGCGTCGACCCCCGTCAGGAACGGGCCATCGAACGGGTATTTCAGGTCAAACAGCGTCCGGCGGACAAACCCCTTCTGGTCCTGATCTCCAGTTTGAAACAGGCGGAAGGTCTGGTTAAAGAAATCCCCTCCTCAGCAATGAAATTGATCGATCGGTTCTGGCCGGGCCCCTTAACCCTGATCCTGCCTGCGCGGGACGATCTGCCGCGCAACCTGACGGCGGGAACAGGAAAGCTCGGAGTGCGTATTCCCGGAAACGCCTTGACGCGACAATTGCTCGACGGCATCGCTTGCCCCTTGACCGCTCCCAGCGCCAACACCAGCGGCTTTCCTCCGCCACGATCCGCGAGCGAAGTCGAAGAACAGCTCGGACAGCAGATCGACTGGATTCTCGACGGCGGCCTCACGCCCGGCGACAAGGAATCCAGCATCGTCGATCTGACCCGTGACCTTCCGACGCTCCTGCGCGCGGGCGCGGTGCCTACAGACGATCTTGAATCGACGCTCGGTCATTCTCTAACGATGATTTCAGCGCAATGA
- the purE gene encoding 5-(carboxyamino)imidazole ribonucleotide mutase, whose translation MKKKANALVNIFMGSDSDYPVMEEAVNILKQFGVEYEVHVSSAHRSPERTRRLIKKAEREGVQVFIAGAGAAAHLAGVIAAETIIPVIGVPIGSSPLNGLDALLSTAQMPGGISVASMAIGKAGAKNAGVLAVQIIALSDKGLTSKLKRYKTDLAKEVERKSKKLNLMNAKKI comes from the coding sequence ATGAAAAAGAAAGCAAACGCTCTTGTCAATATATTCATGGGGAGCGATTCCGACTACCCCGTTATGGAAGAAGCCGTCAACATACTCAAACAATTCGGCGTTGAATACGAAGTACACGTCTCCTCGGCCCACCGTTCGCCGGAGCGAACCCGTCGTCTCATCAAAAAAGCCGAACGCGAAGGCGTTCAGGTATTCATCGCAGGAGCCGGAGCGGCGGCGCATCTGGCAGGCGTGATCGCGGCGGAAACGATCATTCCGGTGATCGGCGTGCCCATCGGATCGTCTCCTTTAAACGGCCTGGATGCGCTTCTGTCCACAGCGCAAATGCCCGGCGGCATCTCTGTCGCGTCGATGGCCATCGGCAAAGCGGGCGCCAAGAATGCGGGCGTGCTGGCGGTGCAGATCATCGCCCTGTCCGACAAGGGGCTGACTTCCAAACTCAAACGTTATAAAACCGATCTTGCCAAGGAAGTCGAACGCAAAAGTAAAAAATTAAATTTGATGAACGCAAAAAAAATATAG